The sequence GTGATCGCGCGCGACAGCCAGAAGCCCATCGTGCTCGGCAAGCGCGGACAGCGGATCAAGGAAATCGGCGAGGCCGCGCGCAAGGAGCTGGCAGAGCTGCTTGGGCAGAAGGTCCATCTCTTCCTGCATGTGAAGGTGGACGAGAAATGGGCCGAAAACCGCGAGATCTACGAAGAGATCGGCCTCGACTGGGTGAAATAGCCGCTGCGCGGCTCAGGCAACGCCCAGCTTGGCCAGCTTCTTGCGGACCTGGTCTTCCTCGAACGGCTTGACGATGTAGTCATCCGCGCCCGCCTTGATGCCGGCGTGAATGTCCTTCGCATCACCCTTCGACGTGCAGAAGATGACCGTCGGCGCGCGGTCGGTCGGCATGGCGCGCAGGGCGGTCACGAATTCCAGCCCGCTCATCACCGGCATGTTCCAGTCGGTCAGCACGAGATGCGGCATTTCGTGCTGGCAACGGGCCAGCGCCTCTTCGCCGTTCTCCGCCTCGCTCACCTGGTAGCCGAGGTCGAGCATCATCTTCGCCGCTACCTTGCGGATCACGCGGCTGTCGTCGACGACCAGGCAGCTCTTGCCGTTGCCGGACGGATGGGCAACGCCGTCGCGTTCCGCCTTGGCAGCGCGCACGATGGCATCGGTGTCGAGTTCGGCGTCGTCGACAGAGTCAGCCTCCGGTTCGACGGGTGCTGGCTGCGGCGCAGCGGCAGCAGCCTTGGCCTGCTCGATGATCTCGTCTTCGGGCGACTCCACCGGCGCTTCCTTGCGCGCGGCGCTGCGGCTGGCGGCAAGGCGCTCGGCGAGCGTGGTGCCATCGGACGGTTTCGCCTCGGCCTGGGCGCGGGGTCCGGTGGTACGCTTGATCAGGTGTTGCATGTTTCGCGCTCTCCCCGTGGACCTAGTAGCCGCCGGTAAGCGAAGCAGCCGCCATCGGCGCTTCGGTTACGCGAACATGGACATAGGGCACCCAGACATCGCCGAATTCGGCCTTCTGGTACCACACGTCGAGAACATCGTAGCTTTCCCACAGGCCATTCGAATCCCGCAGGCGAACGCCTTCGCCGATACGCGGGACAGTGGCAAAGCGCAGCTTGTGCTGCGTCTGGGTCGTCTCGTTCTGGATTTCGACTTCAATCACGTGGCAGACCTCTAATTTGGAAGACCTGCCTAGCGTGGGAAAGTTGATTATTTACCAACGCCGTGAAGGATGCCGATCCTTAGCATGCAATGGGCTACACCCCTTGCGACGGCCCCGCCACGAAGGCGACACGCACGGTCTGCAGGTATGGGACAGAATTGCCATCTTCACCGGAAAAGGTGCGAACCTCGTGCCTGCCTAGTTCTCCGCAAGCAGCCTCGACGAAGTTCTGCGGAGCATTGGCGTCCCTGCCTTCGCAGGCAAGCAGACTGCCCGACGCGTCGAAAAAGGCATTAACAAAGATGTCGGTCCGCTCGTCCCCGTCGGGAAGAGATGGAGTCTGAAGAGCGATGAACGGACGCTGGAAACTGGTGCCCTGGTAGCGGCCAACCGCAATTTCCATCTCTAGCCGCACATGTTGCGGCGTCCCGTCCGGACCGGTGCCAGACCGGAAGCGCCTGCGTTCTATGGCCGGGCAGATCTGCTCCGGTCCCCGCTCGTCACCGTGAAATTCGAGCATGCGGCAAGCCAGTGGGTCACCCTCTGGCGAGACATCGACTTCGATCCGGACGATAACATCGTTCCGGACACGGCCGATGAAGCGTTGCATGAGCTGCGCCTGCTGGCCCTCGCTCAGCGATGCCGAGGACATCGCACTCACAGCGGCCAAGGCGAGGACTAACATGCCGATTTCCCGCTACTTCGCCGCCGCCTTCTTCTTGGCGGGAGCCTTCTTCTTTTTCGCGGGGGCCTTGCGCTTCTTCTTGGCCGGCCCCTTGGCCGCTTTCGCGGCGATCAGGGCCAGCGCCTCGTCCAGCGTCAGGGCATCCTTGTCCTTGTCGCGCGGGATGGTGGCGTTGACGTTGCCGTCGGTGACATAGGGGCCATAGCGGCCGTCCATCAGCTTCACCTCGTCGCCGGCTTCGGTCTTGCCGAGCACCTTGAGCGGTTCGCGGCTACCACGCCCGCCCTTGCGGTTCGCCGCCTGCGCCAGCAGGTCGACTGCGCGGTTCATGCCGACATCGAACACATCGCGCGTGCCCGAAAGCTTCGCATACTTGCCATCGTGCCGCAGGTAGGGCCCGTAGCGACCGATCGCCGCCTCGATATCGAGGCCGGTTTCCGGGTGGGGACCGATGATGCGCGGCAGGCCCAGCAGCTTGAGCGCCCATTCAAGGTCGAAATCGTCGATGTCCTTGGGGATGGAGGCGCGTTTGGCCTCCTTGCCCTCGCCCATCTGCACATAGGGGCCGAAGCGCCCCGTCTTGCGCTCCACCGGCAGGCCGGTTTCGGGATCTTCGCCCATCACCCCGTCGTCGGAGCCGTCGTCACCGCCCGGCTGGCCGAATTTGCGCCGGAAATTGCATTCCGGGTAGTTCACGCAGCCGATGAAGGCGCCATAGCGCCCACCGCGCAGGTGCAGTTCGCCGCCTTCGCGGCCCTGTTCCGCGCACAATGGGCACCAGCGCGGCGGATTGCCGTCCTCGCGCTCGGGAAAGAGGTAGTCGGAGAGGAACTCGTCCAGCACCTCGGTCACTTCCGATGGCTGGCGTTCCATCACCTCGTCGCTCTTGGGCTTGAAGTCGCGCCAGAACCTGCCGAGCAGTTCCTTGTACTCGGCCCGGCCGCCGGAGACTTCGTCCAGCTCGTCTTCCATGCCCGCGGTAAAGTCGTAGGCCACATACCGGGGGAAGAAACGCTCCAGAAATGCTGTTAGGAGGCGGCCCGAATCCTCTGCGAAGAAACGATTCTTCTCCATCCGCACGTAATCGCGATCGCGCAGGGTCTGGATGGTTGAGGCATAGGTGGACGGACGCCCGATTCCCAGTTCCTCCAGCCGTTTCACCAGGCTGGCTTCGGAGAAGCGCGGCGGTGGCTGTGTGAAGTGTTGCGTCGCCTCGACGGCCTTCTTCGCCGGGGCATCGCCCTTGCGCATCACCGGCAGCAGGTTGTCGTCATCCTCGTCCGACTTCTCGTCGCGGCCTTCGGAATAGACCGCCAGGAAACCGGGGAACTTCACCACCTGGCCGGTGGCGCGCAATTCGTGCTTGCCGGTGGGATCGCGCATGGTGACTGTGGTGCGTTCCAGCTGCGCGGTCGCCATCTGGCTGGCCATCGCGCGCTTGAAGATCAGGTCGTACAGCTTGGCCTCGTCGCCCGATCCGGCACGGTCGCGACCGAAATTGGTCGGACGGATGGCCTCGTGCGCTTCCTGCGCGTTCTTGGCCTTGGTGGAATAGAAGCGCGGCTTTTCCGGACGGTATTCCTCGGCAAACCGCTCCACGATGGCATCGCGCGCGGCCATGATGGCGCTCATGTCCATCTGCACGCCGTCGGTACGCATGTAGGTAATCGCGCCAGCCTCGTAGAGCGACTGCGCCAGCCGCATGGTGTGGCTGGCGGAGAAGCCCAGCTTGCGCGCGGCTTCCTGCTGCAGCGTGGAGGTGGTGAACGGCGGCGCGGGATTGCGCTTGAGCGGCTTGGTCTCGACTTCCTCGACGGTGAAGTTGCCCTGCTCGACCGCGGCCTTGGCCGCCATGGCCGTGCCCTCGTCGCCGAGCGTGAGTCGCTCCAGCTTCTGCCCGTCGAAACGCACCAGTCGGGCGTCGAAATCGGTGCCGTCCTGCGCCATCTTGGCGGTGACGGACCAGTATTCGTCGGGCTTGAAGATCTCGATCTCGTGCTCGCGCTCGCAAATCAGGCGCAGGGCAACCGACTGTACGCGGCCAGCCGACTTGGCGCCGGGCAGCTTGCGCCACAGCACGGGCGAAAGGGTGAAGCCGAACAGGTAATCCAGTGCGCGGCGGCCGAGGTAGGCGTCGATCAGGTCCTGGTCGAGCTCGCGCGGGCTCTTCATCGCCTCGGTCACGGCGGCCTTGGTGATGGCGTTGAAGGTGACGCGCTCCACCTGCTCCGGCAGCGCCTTGCGCTTCTTCAGCAAGTCCATCACGTGCCAGCTGATCGCCTCCCCTTCGCGATCGGGGTCGGTCGCGAGGATCAGGCGGTCCGCCTTCTTCGCCGCATCGGCGATGGCCTTTACCTGGCTGCGGTTGCGCTGGTCGGAATAGACCTCCCAGTCCATCGCGAAGTCTTCCTCCGGCCGCACGCTGCCGTCCTTGGGTGGCAGGTCGCGGACATGGCCGTAAGAGGCGAGAACCTTGTAGTCCGCGCCGAGATACTTCTCGATGGTCTTCGCCTTGGCCGGCGATTCAACGATGACAAGCTGCATGATGAGTTCGGGTGGTCCTTACACGTGTACGTACGCGCGAGGGTGAATCGGGTTGCCGAGATTCGTCAAGTGGCCAAGTGCTACTCGAACGTCTTCGCCATGGCTCCGTCCGGTCCCGCGATGATCAGCCGGTACAGCGCACCGCCCATCGCTATGCCGATCATGCTCGATGCGCTCGAGATGAGCTGCGAGATGGTGATGCCCAGCAGATCGTCCGGCTCGAAGCCGGTCGTGACGAGGAAGGAGATCGCCGCCGGGACGATGATCAGGATCACGATGGCGATCAGGATGGAGAACTCGCTGCCCTTGGTGCGTTCCCAGCTTTCCTTCATCGCCTCGATCGCGCCATTGCCCCGGGCGATCACCAAGGGCTGCGCCACGCTCCAGCGCGCCATGAAATAGAGGCCCGGGAAGATGATCAGGATGAAGCCGATGCCGACCCCCAGCGAATAGAGGATGGACAGCAGCGCATAGCCCAGCAGCTCCTCGTCGGACTTGCGCTCCACCAGGTTGCCCTTGCGCAGCATCACTTCGAACAGGACGTAGGCGGCAGCCACGGCAAAGACGAAGGCAATGGCGCCTTTCGCCAGCTCGCGCGTGAACGAGGTGTAGCTCAACCCGAGATAGGCGATGGCGGCGTTGACCGCCGTAACGACCATGACGAAGATCAGAGCAGGCACCATGTTACGCTCGATGACATCCAGCGTCGCATTGATGATCGAGCCGATCTTGAGCTCTCTGGCTGCCTGGAACTCCATGATCTTTCCCCCGAAATTGCCGTCCCCGGCACACAGTCGCTGATTTCAGGCCCCTGTCAAGGTAGTCGCATTCGCAAAGCGGCGCCATACGACTATGAAAAGCAAGGCAAATAGCAGATCCACGGCTCCGCCCAGGGCCATGCTGTCGCTCGCCTGCCCCTGAGACCAGAACGCCAATGCGGGGACGCCGAAACTGACCTTTTCGAACACCGTGAGCGGAATGAACGCCGTATATTTCACCGGATCGCGGGCGATCACCACGAACACACCCTGGAACACCAGCGCGATCCCGGCGAAGGCGAAGTAGAGCAGCCGATGCGGGTCCGGCGCCTCGACGAAATAGAGCTGTGGCACGGCAAGGAAGCCGTAAATCGCAGCCACCAGGTAAGCGCGGCGAGCGAAGGTGGCGGCGGGTGTCACTGGAAGACTTCCACGGTTTCATGGATATCTCCCGACACCAGCAGGAAGGCCGCGAAGCCCAGGATGATGTTGTAGATCAGCACGGCCGAGCTCAGCACGTTGGCAATAGCTAGCGGGATCAACTGCGGTCGCAGCAACTCGTCAAATCCGGGATCCCAGTAGATGTAGAACGTCAGCGCGAGGGCCACGAGCGAGAACAGGTAGGCCACGGCCAGTTTCCAGAAGACCGGCCCCGTCGCCTGCCAACTCGCCCGCAGCGGTTCCGCCGGATTGCCCCCGCTTTCGCGCGGCGCGAACAGCATGGGATAGGCCAGGATCCAGCGGATCGTGAGGTACATGCCGGGCAGCACCAGCAGCAGGAAGCCGATGCCGGTGCCCAGCCCCATGACAAAGGACAGCCCGAAATAGGCGCCGAAGCCCGGCCCGATTTCGCCCTCCTCGATGAAGCCGACGACCTCAGCCAGCTTCTTCACGAAGAAATACGACAGCACGAACTGGAAGATGGTGAGGAACAGGCCGGCGAAGGTGGAATCGGACAGGTAGTAGTCGACCCCAAGGCCAACGGCCGTGAGCACTACGAACAGCGGCGCCAGGCTGACCAGGCTGCGCTGTGCCAGCTCGATCATCTTCGCCAGCAGTTCATCGAATTCGAACGTCGCCTTCATTTCGCCCCCTCCCCCATGCTCAGCCGAGCGACACGCGTCCGCCCGCATGCCGTTGCAACCTCCCGGCAATTTCCAGCTCCAGCAACGCCATCTGCACCGCGCCATGCGTGCCGCCGGTCTGGCGGACCAGTTCATCAACTGCCACCGGCGCGGTGGAGAGCAGGTCGACGACGCTATCTGCCGACACTTCAGGCTCCGACTCATTATAAAGCCAGCCCGGCCCTTGCTCCTGCACGCTGGATCGGGGCTGGCCGTCGAAGCCGGATAGCAGTTCGACGATGTCCGCTGCCGATTGCACCAGCACCGCGCCTTCTCGGATCAGCTGGTTGCACCCTTGCGAGCGCGAGTCCGCCGGATGCCCAGGCACCGCCATCACTTCGCGCCCAGCCTCGCCTGCCAGCCTGGCGGTGATCAGCGAGCCGGACTTGGGCGCGGCCTCCACCACCACCGTGCCCATCGCCAGGCCGGCGATGATGCGGTTGCGTTTGGGGAACTGCTGGCCGCGCGGCTCGGTGCCAGGCGCTTCCTCGGCAATCAGCAGCGCCTCGCTGGCGATCTGCTCCTGCAGCTTGGCGTGCTGCGGTGGGTAGGCGATGTCGATGCCGCTGGCGATCACCCCGATGGTCGCGGGCATGGCCCCCTCGTGACAGGCCCCGTCGATGCCCTTGGCGAGCCCGGAGACCACCACGAAGCCCTCCTCCGACAGTTCGCGGGCAAAGTCGCGCGCCAGCTTGACCGCAGCCGCAGAAGCGTTGCGCGCGCCAACCATGGCCACACAAGGCTTGGCGGCCAGCGCAATGTCGCCACGCATGGTGACGATCGGCGGCGCGCCTTCCATGGCGGCAAGCAGTGCCGGATAGTCAGGCTGGTCGTGGAACAGGTAGCGCGCGCGGGCCTTGCGGGTTGCCTCGACCTCGCGTTCGATCTTCTCGCGCGGAGCGGGCTTGTAGTTGCGCTTGGCACCGCGGGCGGCAAGGTCAGGCAGGGCTGCCACCGCCTCCACCGCGGAACCGAAACGGTGCAGCAGCTGGGCATAACTGACGGGGCCGATATTGGCGGAACGCAGCAACCGGATGCGGGCGAAAGCCTCGTCCTGGGTCAGCGCGACCGCTGTCACTTCTTGCCGCCGACCCTCGGCTCCTCGCCGCGCAGTAGCCTGCCGATATTGGCGCGGTGGAGCCAGATGATCAGCACGGCAATCACCACCAGCACCGGAACGAATGCCGAATAGCCCAGCGCAATCGCCGCGATGGCAGCGGCGACAACCGCGCTCATTCCGGCGACCGAGCTGATGCGGGTGAGGCCCAGCATGGCAAGCCACACCAGCGCGTAGGCCAGGCCTACGGGCCACGCGAGGCCGAACGAGACCCCGGCGTTGGTCGCCACGCCCTTGCCGCCCTTGAACTTCAGCCAGATCGGGAAACAGTGCCCCAGCACCGCGCCCAATGCCGCGAGCGGCACCGGACCATAGGCGGCTTCGGGCATGGCCGCCTCCTGCGCGAAGATCGTCTTGGCCAGCAGCACCGGCGCCAGCCCCTTGGCGAGGTCCAGCAGCAGCGTCCCCGCTGCCAGCCACTTACTGCCGGTCCGCAGCACGTTGGTCGCGCCGATATTGCCGCTGCCGATGGTGCGAATATCGCCCTTGCCTGCGGCCATCGCCAGCAACAGCCCGAACGGGATCGAGCCGGAGAGATAACCCATAAGGAATCCGAGAAACTGGTCCATGGGCAAAGTCTTAACCGCTCGCCCGATGCTTGTCGAAGCCCAAACTTGTCGAAACCCGCCGAACGCAGTACCCGCTGCCCCAGATGCAAGCCGAAGCCACCTCTCCCATCCTGCTGTTCGATTCCGGGTTTGGCGGATTAACCGTGCTTTCGGCCCTGCGCGAACGCCTGCCCGATGCGCCCGTCATCTACGTCGCCGACACCGCCGGCCTGCCCTATGGCGAGAAGACCGAGGCGGAGATTGCCGCGCGGGTCGCCGGCCTGCTCGGCCGCCTTGCCGAACGCTATCACCCGCGCCTGATCTGCATCGCCTGCAACACCGCCAGCACGATTGCGCTGGGCATGGTGCGCGACGTGCTGGAAATTCCGATTGTCGGCACCGTGCCGGCGATCAAGCCCGCCGCCGCGCTGACGCAGACCGGCACCATCGGCCTGCTCGGCACCGCCGCCACCATTCGCCAGGCCTATGTCGACAAGCTGGAGGCCGAATTCGCGAAGAAGAAGCGCCTGCTGCGCCATGCCGCTCCGGACCTTGTCGCCGCGGCGGAGGACAAGCTGCGCGGCAAGCCCGTCAGCGTCGATCGCGTGGCCGATGCGGTGCGCGGCATGGTGCTGCAGGCCGGCGGCGACACCATCGACACGGTGGTGCTCGCCTGCACGCACTTCCCCCTGCTGGAAGACGAATTGCGCGCAGCATTGGGCGAGGACATCCGGTTCATCCACGGCGCCGAGGGCATTGCCCGCCGGATCGAGCACCTGACGCAAGGGCAGGAATTCCGGCGCGACAAGCCCGACCTCGCCTTGCTCACCGGACCGGTCGAACCGAACCTGCTCCCCGCCCTCGAACCTTACGGTTTGTTGCGCATGGAGAAGCTTTAGTTGCGAATCCCTCGCAAACTTCGTGCTTCAATACCCCGTCCCGATTGACTAAGTCCCCGTGGAATCGAGCCGCGACGGGGGTCAATGCGGCGTAGTTTGGACGAGCGCGTGAATTACGACCAGATCTTCGACCAGGCCATCGACCGGTTGCACTCGGAAGGGCGCTATCGCGTCTTCATCGATATCCTGCGCAACAAGGGCGCATTCCCCAATGCGCGTTGCTTTGCCGGGCACAACGGGCCGAAGCCGATCACCGTGTGGTGCTCGAACGACTACCTCGCCATGGGCCAGCATCCCAAGGTGATCGAGGCCATGGAAGAGGCGCTGCACGATGTCGGCGCCGGTTCGGGCGGCACGCGCAACATCGGCGGCAACACGCACTACCACATCGAACTGGAGCAGGAACTGGCAGAACTGCACGGCAAGGAAGCCGCGCTGCTGTTCACCAGCGGATATGTCTCCAACGACGCGACGCTGTCCACGCTGGCCAAGTTGCTGCCGGGCTGCATCATCTTCTCGGACGAGCTGAACCACGCCAGCATGATCGCCGGCATTCGCAACTCGGGCTGCGAGAAGCGCGTCTTCCGCCACAACGACCTCGAGCACCTTGAGGAACTGCTGGCTGCCGAAGACGCCGACACGCCAAAGGTCATCGCCTTCGAAAGCGTCTATTCGATGGATGGCGACGTCGCCCCGATCCACGCGATCTGCGACCTGGCGGAGAAGTACAACGCCCTCACCTACATCGACGAGGTCCACGCCGTGGGCATGTACGGCGATCATGGCGGCGGCATTTCCGAACGCGACGAGGCCGCACACCGTATCGACCTGATCGAAGGCACTCTGGGCAAGGCTTTCGGCGTGATGGGCGGCTATGTCGCCTCCAGCAAGAAGGTGATCGACTGCATCCGCAGCTATGCCCCTGGCTTCATCTTCACCACCTCGCTCAGCCCCGTGCTGGTGGCGGGCGTGCTGGCATCGGTGAAGCACTTGAAGGAAAGCAGCGTGGAACGCGACGCGCAGCAGGCCAATGCCGCCATGCTGAAGCAGAAGCTGCGGGACCGAGGCCTGCCGGTGATGGATTCCACCACACACATCGTCCCGCTGATGGTGGGCGATCCGGTTCGCGCCAAGAAGATCAGCGACATCCTGCTCGCCGAATACGGCGTTTACGTGCAGCCGATCAATTTCCCCACCGTGCCGCGCGGGACGGAACGCCTGCGGTTCACCCCCGGCCCCGCCCATACCGAAGTGATGATGGACGAGCTGGCAGAGGCACTGGTGGAAATCTGGGACCGACTGGAACTGGATCTGCAGAAAGCCGCCTGAACTGCCCTTTCGGCAGCTTCGTTAGCTGCAAATAAACCATTATGAGCGATAGCCAGCGCCAGTGGCCGGAAATGTCCGGCACCGGACGCATGGTTGGAGCGAATGGCGGTTAGAGGCCTCTTTAAGATTTCCAGTGGCGCAGCAGGTGATGACAGTCGGCTGCGGATGGAAGTGCTCGACGATTTCGAGAAAGCCGGCATCGGCTGGATCTGGGCCAGCGACAGCGAAGGTCGCCTCTCCTACCTCTCGGAAAAGGCGATCGAAAGCCTTGGCGCGGATGCGGAACGCCTGATCGGTCGTCCGCTGGTCGAGTTGTTCGATATTGACCGCGACAACCCGGACGAAAAGTCCGATCGTCCGCTGAACTTTCTGCTCTCCTCCCGCACCAAGCTCAACGACCTCGTGGTGAAACTTGCCAATGCGAAGGGCGAGTCGGTGTGGTGGTCGCTGACCGGGCATCCCAAGGTCGACGAACAAGGCAACAACATCGGCTATCGCGGCAGCGTGAAGAACGTGACCGTGGAATTCCAGCGCAAGCTGGAGGATTCGCGGCTGGCCGAATTCGATTCCCTGACGGGCCTCGCCAACCGTCACCGGATGAACCGCAAGCTCGACGGCACCCTCGCCGCCTACAAGAGCGCCAAGCGCGCCTGCGCGCTGATGCTGCTCGACCTCGACAAGTTCAAATACGTCAACGACACCATGGGCCACCCCGCCGGCGACGACCTGCTGAAACAGGTTGCGGAGCGCCTGCGGGCGGTCATTGGCGACAAGGGCGAGATCGGTCGCCTCGGCGGCGACGAATTCCAGATCATCCTGCCCGACCTCGACGACCGCGGGGCGCTGGGCGACCTCGCCGACAAGATCATCCAGATGCTGTCCTCGCCTTACCAGGTGGAAGGCAAGCGTGCGATCATCGGCGCGTCGGTCGGCATCTCCATTGCGCCTTACGACGGCCTGGAGCGCGACGAACTGGTGCGCAGCGCCGACCTTGCGCTCTACGCAGCCAAGAACGGCGGACGCGGCATGTACCGCTTCTATTCGGCCGAGTTGAAGGACGTGGAGCAGGAACGCCAGATCATGCTGGATGACCTGCGCGAGGCCTTGCAGGGCGACCAGCTGCAGCTGCACTATCAGCCCGTGGTCCGCACCAGCGATCACATGGTGGTGGGCTTCGAGGCGCTAATGCGATGGGAGCATCCCGACAAGGGCAATATCCCGCCGATGCACTTCATCCCGGTTGCCGAGGATAGCGACCTCATCAATATGCTGGGCGAATGGGCCATCCGGCGGGCTTGCGAGGACGCGCTGCAATGGCCGGACAATGTCCGCGTCGCAGTCAACGTTTCGGCCAAGCAGTTCGCCAACAAGGGCTTCGCCGCCATCGTCACCAATGTGCTGGCGGATACGCAGATCGATCCCGACAGGCTGGAGCTGGAGCTGACCGAAACGGTCTTCATGGGCGACAGCGAAGCGACCGATGCCACCTTCAGCGCGCTGAAGAAGCTGGGCGTGCGGCTGGCGCTGGACGATTTCGGCACCGGCTATTCCTCGCTCAGCTACCTGCGTTCCGCTCCCTTCGACAAGCTGAAGGTGGACAAGAGCTTCGTCGACAGCTGCACGCAGAAGGACCAGAACAGCGCCAAGATCATCTCGGCGATCATCGGTCTCTCCAACGCGCTGGGAATGGACGTGACGGTGGAGGGCGTGGAAGCCTTCGACCAGTTCAACCTCGTGTGCGAGAAGGGCGCCAAGTACATCCAGGGCTGGATCTACTCCAAGGCCCGTCCGCAGGGTGAGATCCTCGAGGAGATCGCCAGCGGCGGCTACAAGATCCAGCCGAACGGCCCGGATACCTATCGCCCCGAACGCCGCAGCGTGTTCCGCCGGATCGGCATCATCCACGAAGATCACCGCTACGACGCCGTGATGCGCGACCTGTCGAAGACCGGTTCGCGGATCGAGGGACTGGTCGGCGTGCCTGAAGGTACCGGGCTGGTGCTTGACCTGGGCGGCGGACAACTGGTGGTCTGCCAAGTGAAGCGCTCCGAAGACGCCACCATCGGTGTCGAATTCGAAACGCCGCTGATCAGCGACGGCGCCGGCGGCCTGTGCACGCGTCACCGCGTCTCGCCATACGCGCTGGCTGCAGCGGGCATGCCCCTCGCCTCCTTGCCGCCCGGCAATTACCCGTCGGCGATGATGGGCGATGGTCCCAAGAGCCAGCCGCAATTCATGCAGGTGACCGTCCAGCGCAATCCCTAGGCCGATTGACCTTGGTCAAAGCGGATTGCGCGCTCCTTTGCTTTATGCCGTAATACTCAAACGGGTAGGTAGAAGGGGAGACGGACTATGCGAACACAGACCATCCTGGTGATGAGCGCCATGTGCTTGG is a genomic window of Aurantiacibacter sp. MUD11 containing:
- a CDS encoding response regulator, with the translated sequence MQHLIKRTTGPRAQAEAKPSDGTTLAERLAASRSAARKEAPVESPEDEIIEQAKAAAAAPQPAPVEPEADSVDDAELDTDAIVRAAKAERDGVAHPSGNGKSCLVVDDSRVIRKVAAKMMLDLGYQVSEAENGEEALARCQHEMPHLVLTDWNMPVMSGLEFVTALRAMPTDRAPTVIFCTSKGDAKDIHAGIKAGADDYIVKPFEEDQVRKKLAKLGVA
- the topA gene encoding type I DNA topoisomerase, whose protein sequence is MQLVIVESPAKAKTIEKYLGADYKVLASYGHVRDLPPKDGSVRPEEDFAMDWEVYSDQRNRSQVKAIADAAKKADRLILATDPDREGEAISWHVMDLLKKRKALPEQVERVTFNAITKAAVTEAMKSPRELDQDLIDAYLGRRALDYLFGFTLSPVLWRKLPGAKSAGRVQSVALRLICEREHEIEIFKPDEYWSVTAKMAQDGTDFDARLVRFDGQKLERLTLGDEGTAMAAKAAVEQGNFTVEEVETKPLKRNPAPPFTTSTLQQEAARKLGFSASHTMRLAQSLYEAGAITYMRTDGVQMDMSAIMAARDAIVERFAEEYRPEKPRFYSTKAKNAQEAHEAIRPTNFGRDRAGSGDEAKLYDLIFKRAMASQMATAQLERTTVTMRDPTGKHELRATGQVVKFPGFLAVYSEGRDEKSDEDDDNLLPVMRKGDAPAKKAVEATQHFTQPPPRFSEASLVKRLEELGIGRPSTYASTIQTLRDRDYVRMEKNRFFAEDSGRLLTAFLERFFPRYVAYDFTAGMEDELDEVSGGRAEYKELLGRFWRDFKPKSDEVMERQPSEVTEVLDEFLSDYLFPEREDGNPPRWCPLCAEQGREGGELHLRGGRYGAFIGCVNYPECNFRRKFGQPGGDDGSDDGVMGEDPETGLPVERKTGRFGPYVQMGEGKEAKRASIPKDIDDFDLEWALKLLGLPRIIGPHPETGLDIEAAIGRYGPYLRHDGKYAKLSGTRDVFDVGMNRAVDLLAQAANRKGGRGSREPLKVLGKTEAGDEVKLMDGRYGPYVTDGNVNATIPRDKDKDALTLDEALALIAAKAAKGPAKKKRKAPAKKKKAPAKKKAAAK
- a CDS encoding glycerophosphoryl diester phosphodiesterase membrane domain-containing protein; its protein translation is MEFQAARELKIGSIINATLDVIERNMVPALIFVMVVTAVNAAIAYLGLSYTSFTRELAKGAIAFVFAVAAAYVLFEVMLRKGNLVERKSDEELLGYALLSILYSLGVGIGFILIIFPGLYFMARWSVAQPLVIARGNGAIEAMKESWERTKGSEFSILIAIVILIIVPAAISFLVTTGFEPDDLLGITISQLISSASSMIGIAMGGALYRLIIAGPDGAMAKTFE
- the dprA gene encoding DNA-processing protein DprA; protein product: MTAVALTQDEAFARIRLLRSANIGPVSYAQLLHRFGSAVEAVAALPDLAARGAKRNYKPAPREKIEREVEATRKARARYLFHDQPDYPALLAAMEGAPPIVTMRGDIALAAKPCVAMVGARNASAAAVKLARDFARELSEEGFVVVSGLAKGIDGACHEGAMPATIGVIASGIDIAYPPQHAKLQEQIASEALLIAEEAPGTEPRGQQFPKRNRIIAGLAMGTVVVEAAPKSGSLITARLAGEAGREVMAVPGHPADSRSQGCNQLIREGAVLVQSAADIVELLSGFDGQPRSSVQEQGPGWLYNESEPEVSADSVVDLLSTAPVAVDELVRQTGGTHGAVQMALLELEIAGRLQRHAGGRVSLG
- the plsY gene encoding glycerol-3-phosphate 1-O-acyltransferase PlsY: MDQFLGFLMGYLSGSIPFGLLLAMAAGKGDIRTIGSGNIGATNVLRTGSKWLAAGTLLLDLAKGLAPVLLAKTIFAQEAAMPEAAYGPVPLAALGAVLGHCFPIWLKFKGGKGVATNAGVSFGLAWPVGLAYALVWLAMLGLTRISSVAGMSAVVAAAIAAIALGYSAFVPVLVVIAVLIIWLHRANIGRLLRGEEPRVGGKK
- the murI gene encoding glutamate racemase, whose amino-acid sequence is MQAEATSPILLFDSGFGGLTVLSALRERLPDAPVIYVADTAGLPYGEKTEAEIAARVAGLLGRLAERYHPRLICIACNTASTIALGMVRDVLEIPIVGTVPAIKPAAALTQTGTIGLLGTAATIRQAYVDKLEAEFAKKKRLLRHAAPDLVAAAEDKLRGKPVSVDRVADAVRGMVLQAGGDTIDTVVLACTHFPLLEDELRAALGEDIRFIHGAEGIARRIEHLTQGQEFRRDKPDLALLTGPVEPNLLPALEPYGLLRMEKL
- the hemA gene encoding 5-aminolevulinate synthase, translated to MNYDQIFDQAIDRLHSEGRYRVFIDILRNKGAFPNARCFAGHNGPKPITVWCSNDYLAMGQHPKVIEAMEEALHDVGAGSGGTRNIGGNTHYHIELEQELAELHGKEAALLFTSGYVSNDATLSTLAKLLPGCIIFSDELNHASMIAGIRNSGCEKRVFRHNDLEHLEELLAAEDADTPKVIAFESVYSMDGDVAPIHAICDLAEKYNALTYIDEVHAVGMYGDHGGGISERDEAAHRIDLIEGTLGKAFGVMGGYVASSKKVIDCIRSYAPGFIFTTSLSPVLVAGVLASVKHLKESSVERDAQQANAAMLKQKLRDRGLPVMDSTTHIVPLMVGDPVRAKKISDILLAEYGVYVQPINFPTVPRGTERLRFTPGPAHTEVMMDELAEALVEIWDRLELDLQKAA